Part of the Virgibacillus necropolis genome, TTAATTTGTTTTTGCTTATTAGTAGAAGTGTCTTGCGAATAATTATTAGACAATAATATCGTCACCCCCACCACGGGCAATAACAATTTCTCCAATGTCCTCAAGTCGACGTATTACGGCTACAATTCTAGACTGTGCTTCCTCTACATCTCGCAGGCGTACTGGACCCATGTATTCCATTTCATCTTTAAACGTTTCAGCCATACGTTGTGACATATTTTTAAAAACAAGATCCTTCACTTCATCGCTTGATACTTTAAGTGAAAGTCTGAGATCTTCATTTTCTACTTCACGAATAACACGCTGGATAGCTCGGTTGTCTAAAATTACAATGTCTTCAAAAATAAACATTCGTTTCTTAATTTCATCCGCTAACTCTGGATCCTGTATCTCTAAAGCGTCTAAAATAGTTCTTTCTGTACTACGATCTACACCATTTAGCACCTCGACTACCGCTTGAATTCCACCCGTCTGTGTATAATCTTCAGTAAGCGAGGAAGAGATATTTCGCTCCAGAACTTGCTCAACCTGACTAATAATTTCAGGTGAGGTGGAGTCCATTGTTGCGATACGTTTTGCTACATCCGCTTGCATTTCCTGAGGAAGAGCTGATAATATTTGCCCAGCTTGTTCAGGATCTAGATAAGATAATACAAGCGCAATCGTTTGGGGATGCTCGCCCTGAATAAAATTTAATACTTGCTGTGGATCGGCTTTGCGAGCAAAATCGAATGGCCTTATTTGGACGGAAGAAGTAAGCCGATTGATGATACTTGACGCCTCCTGCTTTCCAAAAGCTTTTTCTAAAACCGTCTTAGCGTATCCAATTCCACCTTGTGAAATAAAGTCCTGAGCAAGAGCAATTTGATGAAACTGCTCTAATACATCCTCTTTTAGTTTCGATTCAACTTTCTTTACCGAAGAGATTTCTAGACTTAACTTTTCTATCTCTTCTTCCGATAAATGTTTATATACTTGTGCGGAGACATCAGGACCCAAGGAAATTAATAAAATTGCTGCTCTTTGCTTGCCTGTTAATGTTGATTTTGTTCGTGCCATATTAAAATCCTCCTAATCCTCCGCTATCCAGCTGCGTAACAATTTTGCAAATTCTTCTGGTTTGTCTTTTGCCATTTTTTCTAATTGTTTTCTCCGTACAACTGATTCCGAATCCTTTTCCTGACTTATTTCCGGTAGTTCCGTCGATGTCTCTGTAAAAGTTGTCTCCTCCACAACCTCTTCATTCACATCTTTTTTATTCCGTATTAACATCACAACTAAAACGATGATAATTAGTAACAATATTCCCCCAACAATGTACATCCATAATGGAATTATCGGTGTTGTCGGTTCAGGAAGCTTTGTGCTGTCACTAAATTCTTGGAAAACAATTGAAACTTTTTCTTCTGGTTGTATATCTCCGTATTCAGCATCAACTGATGTTGTTACGATTGAGTTGAGGATAGAGGAAATTCCTTCCTGGACTGCGGTTATATCTGGTTCTGACAAATAACTAACCTGATCACCATCGCGGCTTTTCACGTTGTCTACAGCCACTTGAATACCTAGATCTCTTATCTTGTAAGGACTTTCGACAATTTCTTTTCGTATTTTGTTATATTCGTTATTAATGGTTTCTTTTACTAATTCGTACTCGCCGTCTTCATTTTCTGTTGCTTGGTACCCAGGAATATCTTCATCACCTGTCCCTGCAACTCCACCTTCAATAGGAGGGTTTCCAGAATACGTCTCGTGCACCGTTTCAATACTTATAGGTAGACCTTCCATTGTTTCCAAGTCTACTGGCTCAACTATTTCCTCTACACGGTTTTCTGTCGTGAAATCAATATCTGAAGTCACAGATACAATAACATTTTCTGGTCCTACCATGGCTCCTAACATTTGTTGTAATCTTCTTCTAATATCGAGTTCAATATCTTTCTTGACCGATTGTTGATAGGCATAAACATCTTGATTGTTTCCAGTATTTTGAGTATTTTGATCAAAGTATTCAAAGTACTGATTCATAATCACAATATTTTCTGGTGGTAAATTCGGAACTGCTTTTGAAACTAAATGATAGAGCGTTTCAATTTGATTCCCTTGAAATTCGTGTCCAGGCTTTGTGTTAACCACTATAGAGGCACTCGCCTGTTGTCCAGTATCACTTACGAAAACAGGATCTTTCGGCATATTGATCATCACTTTAGCATCTTCAATCCCTTGAACACCTTTAATTAAGTTAGCAAGCTCCGTTTGCATAGCATCGAGCTTTATCATGCTAAATTCATTATCTGTAATACCCCAGGATGCATTCTGACTAAAAAATGAGTAGTCAATATTCCCACTACTGGGAATACCTTGCCCAGCTAAGTCAACTAATAAATTAT contains:
- the fliG gene encoding flagellar motor switch protein FliG; translation: MARTKSTLTGKQRAAILLISLGPDVSAQVYKHLSEEEIEKLSLEISSVKKVESKLKEDVLEQFHQIALAQDFISQGGIGYAKTVLEKAFGKQEASSIINRLTSSVQIRPFDFARKADPQQVLNFIQGEHPQTIALVLSYLDPEQAGQILSALPQEMQADVAKRIATMDSTSPEIISQVEQVLERNISSSLTEDYTQTGGIQAVVEVLNGVDRSTERTILDALEIQDPELADEIKKRMFIFEDIVILDNRAIQRVIREVENEDLRLSLKVSSDEVKDLVFKNMSQRMAETFKDEMEYMGPVRLRDVEEAQSRIVAVIRRLEDIGEIVIARGGGDDIIV
- the fliF gene encoding flagellar basal-body MS-ring/collar protein FliF; amino-acid sequence: MKENMLKMRDSAKSFWMKRSKAQRVIFLGSIGIVVFLIIGLSLFSAKSNLVPLYSNLSLQEVGQIKAELDTRGIQYALEDSGTTITVPEAEVNNLLVDLAGQGIPSSGNIDYSFFSQNASWGITDNEFSMIKLDAMQTELANLIKGVQGIEDAKVMINMPKDPVFVSDTGQQASASIVVNTKPGHEFQGNQIETLYHLVSKAVPNLPPENIVIMNQYFEYFDQNTQNTGNNQDVYAYQQSVKKDIELDIRRRLQQMLGAMVGPENVIVSVTSDIDFTTENRVEEIVEPVDLETMEGLPISIETVHETYSGNPPIEGGVAGTGDEDIPGYQATENEDGEYELVKETINNEYNKIRKEIVESPYKIRDLGIQVAVDNVKSRDGDQVSYLSEPDITAVQEGISSILNSIVTTSVDAEYGDIQPEEKVSIVFQEFSDSTKLPEPTTPIIPLWMYIVGGILLLIIIVLVVMLIRNKKDVNEEVVEETTFTETSTELPEISQEKDSESVVRRKQLEKMAKDKPEEFAKLLRSWIAED